In Acidimicrobiia bacterium, one genomic interval encodes:
- a CDS encoding electron transfer flavoprotein subunit alpha/FixB family protein, producing MKIWVFAEDAGGSPASIALEMLTKARSLGGDVAAFFVGPGSDSIWSALGSHGAATVHHLDPGNALPSAAAAAALADLVGAGDLVLFGLAPTDRDVAGRLSARLGVPVLSNAVDIVVGDGVSAVNEILGGTTLVETLFTGGGPHLVVVRPKSFVAESGSGGTPEVIAVPMPDLGHAGSATIVERHEEPAQGPKLSEASVIVSGGRGLGSAEKFGMIEELASLLGAATGATRAIVDSGWVPYAMQVGQTGKIVKPTVYIACGISGAMQHLVGMKDSTTIIAINKDEEAPIFGVADLGIVGDVHKVLPKLIEALKAK from the coding sequence ATGAAGATCTGGGTATTCGCCGAAGATGCAGGCGGGTCGCCGGCGTCGATCGCACTCGAGATGCTCACCAAGGCTCGATCACTTGGCGGCGATGTCGCGGCGTTCTTCGTCGGTCCCGGGTCGGATTCGATCTGGTCGGCCCTCGGCTCGCACGGGGCCGCCACCGTCCATCACCTCGACCCGGGAAACGCCCTTCCTTCCGCCGCGGCCGCTGCCGCCCTCGCCGACCTCGTTGGTGCCGGCGACCTCGTGCTCTTCGGCCTCGCCCCCACGGACCGTGACGTCGCCGGAAGGCTGAGCGCCCGACTCGGGGTACCCGTCCTCTCGAACGCGGTCGACATCGTCGTGGGCGATGGCGTGTCGGCGGTGAACGAGATCCTCGGCGGCACCACTCTGGTGGAGACCCTCTTCACCGGTGGCGGGCCTCACCTCGTGGTGGTTCGCCCCAAGTCGTTCGTTGCCGAGTCAGGGTCGGGGGGCACTCCCGAGGTGATTGCGGTGCCGATGCCCGACCTCGGCCACGCCGGATCGGCGACCATCGTCGAGCGGCACGAAGAGCCGGCACAAGGCCCCAAACTGTCCGAGGCGAGCGTCATCGTCTCCGGGGGCCGCGGCCTCGGCTCGGCCGAGAAGTTCGGCATGATCGAGGAACTCGCCAGCCTGCTCGGCGCCGCCACCGGGGCGACCCGGGCAATCGTCGACTCGGGCTGGGTGCCTTACGCGATGCAGGTGGGCCAGACGGGCAAGATCGTGAAGCCGACCGTCTACATCGCCTGCGGAATCAGCGGGGCGATGCAGCACCTGGTGGGGATGAAGGATTCGACCACGATCATCGCCATCAACAAGGACGAGGAGGCGCCGATCTTCGGAGTCGCCGACCTCGGGATCGTCGGAGACGTCCACAAGGTGCTCCCCAAGCTGATCGAGGCGCTGAAAGCTAAGTAG
- a CDS encoding electron transfer flavoprotein subunit beta/FixA family protein, producing MKIAVCVKQIPDPATPYQLDPETHFVVRPEDQVLDDTDRYGIEVGLQLAEATEGSVVLVSMSPAGNLQGIRQALAMGADKAVVVSDPALRGSGALVTARVLAAAIKREEVDLVVAGTESTDGYAGVVPQQLAELLGMPALTFARKVEHVDGRLRIERQTAAGYDIVEAPLPAVVSVTAGAVEPRYPTFKGIMQAKQKPVDQPTAAELGVDSVGAEGSGQRISAVRPAPERAAGRKVVDDGEAHLEIVKLLEQAKVV from the coding sequence TTGAAGATCGCGGTGTGCGTCAAGCAAATTCCTGATCCGGCGACGCCGTATCAATTGGATCCGGAGACTCACTTCGTGGTCCGACCCGAGGACCAGGTCCTCGACGACACAGACCGCTACGGGATCGAGGTCGGCCTTCAACTCGCCGAGGCGACCGAGGGCAGCGTCGTCCTCGTGTCGATGTCACCGGCCGGCAACCTCCAGGGGATTCGTCAGGCACTGGCGATGGGCGCCGACAAGGCGGTGGTCGTCAGTGACCCCGCCCTGCGTGGTTCGGGTGCGCTGGTCACCGCTCGAGTGTTGGCCGCAGCCATCAAGCGCGAGGAAGTCGATCTGGTTGTCGCCGGCACCGAGTCCACCGATGGCTACGCCGGCGTCGTCCCCCAGCAGCTCGCCGAATTGCTGGGGATGCCGGCGTTGACCTTCGCCCGCAAGGTGGAGCATGTCGACGGTCGCCTCCGGATCGAGCGGCAGACCGCCGCCGGCTACGACATCGTCGAGGCGCCATTGCCGGCAGTCGTGTCGGTGACGGCGGGGGCGGTCGAACCCCGGTATCCCACCTTCAAGGGAATCATGCAGGCGAAACAAAAGCCGGTCGATCAGCCCACCGCCGCCGAACTTGGCGTCGACTCGGTGGGCGCCGAAGGTTCCGGCCAGCGGATCAGCGCGGTGCGGCCCGCACCGGAGCGGGCCGCCGGCCGCAAGGTGGTCGATGACGGTGAGGCGCATCTCGAGATCGTCAAACTCCTCGAGCAGGCGAAGGTGGTTTGA
- a CDS encoding sigma-70 region 4 domain-containing protein, translating into MSKLRDNTEEAFVAFVRAVESGLRAALVARHGADRGWEATNDALTYGWQHWDRVCQMQNPAGYLYRVGQRRARRRRLRPALQLDEPVRSDPWVEPGLAAALLALSKRQRQAVMLIEAYEFTFREAAELLGLSISSVQTHHERGLSRMRTALGVEADE; encoded by the coding sequence GTGAGCAAGTTGCGAGACAACACCGAGGAAGCATTCGTGGCGTTCGTGCGTGCTGTGGAATCCGGCTTGCGTGCTGCGCTGGTGGCACGGCACGGTGCGGACCGCGGCTGGGAGGCGACCAACGACGCGCTGACGTACGGCTGGCAGCACTGGGATCGGGTTTGCCAGATGCAGAACCCCGCTGGCTACTTGTACCGAGTGGGGCAGCGGAGGGCGAGGCGGCGGCGTCTGCGCCCGGCCCTGCAGCTCGATGAGCCTGTTCGCTCGGACCCGTGGGTGGAGCCTGGACTCGCAGCGGCGCTTCTCGCGCTGTCGAAACGTCAGAGGCAGGCGGTGATGCTGATAGAGGCGTATGAGTTCACGTTCCGCGAGGCCGCCGAACTTCTCGGCCTCTCGATCTCCTCAGTACAGACCCACCACGAGCGCGGCCTTTCCCGAATGCGAACAGCACTGGGGGTTGAAGCCGATGAGTGA
- a CDS encoding PQQ-binding-like beta-propeller repeat protein has protein sequence MSDLGTSIRRLVDETAPPIDGMEIVHRSDRRTARPGWAIGVAAGFAALAFGLLTFAVLGWGRNQAGATRISAADLPTEDLIAVADLHTGDELYRVPAGQYSVFVRIRAGEPTLLFGTSCDVVSATPLPVGWEGICLEYTSDGRRIAGSFPHGTRSDASPTSTQSAHLQPSARWSLDGIGVADPTNLLGRGSLVLRDGPVVLVADGDGETVTALDTATGEQLWQQTVDGGVVVLLGTAADSVIVGGYGLVVALDRAAGAEQWRFIDPSGALRPMAAYAGEFGIHVILDRPHEGDTDPPVVMTFDRVDGSVIWSNTLDGTGHPDLELQTGFNSSRLIFDRLFVKTTGTLHALDARTGEILWIHRFAAVPHESHGPAPILFDGVVLYVPDPNGELVALEADTGQQRWRLEVEPGYVAPVSSDGGLLVFVDGAGVHAVHSATGDRVWDHPIADTRTQAAVVGDVVVALGARQLIGLDVATGDPLWSASVDLEIGYAVLAAGDVAVAAAEDGVVAVVAGTGAILWELDRGVAEPPFIVDDSILLAHPDDQRTTALYPVRPSTTTFVWPMGWSEAPGHTVAGRTFPTTVWTGSEYIVWGGEKPSDDWHTTGAAFSPSVGRWRDLAPSPLAPRSQHAAVWTGTEVLICCGRQVGPGASAGAYQPATDAWRTIPQPPISPSFAEAVWTGSEMIVFGGVSRLGAGNLRGAAAYNPATGTWRTLADLPYGIEREAEAVLAGGVIYAWPSAGRPDDATAPLAYHIGNDTWQVLAVPSELALPLSPSLVWTGSELIAWGLAHDFGESFGVGVAFEPTTETWRSLPPTPLPATSGSDGSQGSQGAVWTGTQMIVWTGWIGSEWDDPTTAILAYDPVADSWSPLEPAPVRGAGLWQNPLIWTGTQLVVRLPVEDTVLVYTPEAMPPLG, from the coding sequence ATGAGTGACCTGGGAACCAGTATTCGGCGGCTCGTCGACGAAACAGCCCCACCGATCGATGGAATGGAGATCGTCCACAGGTCTGACCGGCGAACGGCGCGGCCAGGATGGGCGATCGGGGTCGCGGCCGGATTCGCTGCCCTGGCCTTCGGGCTGCTGACCTTTGCAGTACTCGGCTGGGGGCGTAACCAGGCAGGGGCAACTCGGATCAGCGCGGCCGATCTGCCCACGGAAGACCTGATCGCGGTCGCCGACCTCCACACGGGGGACGAGCTGTATCGCGTTCCGGCAGGTCAGTATTCGGTGTTCGTTCGGATACGAGCTGGAGAGCCGACGCTGTTGTTCGGAACGTCATGCGACGTGGTGAGTGCCACCCCTCTTCCGGTTGGCTGGGAAGGAATCTGTCTCGAGTACACGAGCGACGGTCGGCGTATCGCCGGCTCGTTCCCACACGGAACGCGAAGTGATGCTTCTCCGACCTCGACGCAGTCCGCTCACCTTCAGCCATCGGCGCGATGGTCACTCGATGGCATCGGCGTCGCCGACCCCACCAACCTTTTGGGTAGGGGTTCGCTGGTCCTCCGCGACGGTCCGGTTGTCCTCGTCGCCGATGGGGACGGGGAGACGGTGACGGCCCTCGATACTGCGACCGGTGAGCAGTTGTGGCAGCAGACCGTCGACGGCGGGGTCGTGGTATTGCTGGGCACCGCTGCGGACTCGGTAATCGTCGGCGGCTACGGCTTGGTCGTCGCGCTCGATCGCGCCGCGGGTGCCGAGCAGTGGCGATTCATCGATCCGAGCGGAGCCCTCCGGCCTATGGCCGCGTATGCGGGGGAGTTCGGAATCCACGTCATTCTCGACCGGCCTCACGAGGGCGACACCGATCCCCCGGTGGTGATGACGTTCGACCGTGTCGACGGCTCGGTGATCTGGTCGAACACACTGGACGGCACCGGCCACCCGGACCTCGAACTTCAAACCGGTTTCAATAGCAGCCGCCTCATCTTTGATCGACTGTTCGTGAAGACCACGGGCACCCTGCACGCGCTCGACGCCCGCACCGGAGAGATCCTATGGATTCATCGCTTCGCCGCCGTGCCGCACGAGAGCCACGGGCCGGCGCCGATCCTTTTCGACGGCGTCGTCCTCTACGTACCCGACCCCAACGGGGAGCTGGTCGCATTGGAGGCTGACACCGGACAGCAGCGGTGGCGCCTCGAGGTGGAACCCGGCTACGTCGCCCCCGTCTCGAGCGACGGTGGCCTCTTGGTGTTCGTCGACGGCGCAGGCGTGCACGCCGTCCACTCCGCCACCGGCGACCGAGTGTGGGACCATCCCATCGCCGACACCAGGACTCAGGCCGCCGTCGTCGGTGACGTCGTGGTCGCGCTGGGCGCACGTCAGCTCATCGGCCTCGACGTCGCCACCGGTGACCCTTTGTGGAGCGCTTCCGTCGACCTCGAAATTGGCTATGCCGTCCTGGCCGCCGGTGACGTGGCGGTGGCGGCCGCCGAGGACGGCGTGGTCGCGGTCGTGGCAGGCACTGGCGCCATCTTGTGGGAGCTCGACCGCGGAGTCGCCGAGCCGCCCTTCATCGTCGACGACTCAATACTCCTTGCCCACCCAGACGACCAACGTACGACCGCGCTATATCCGGTCCGGCCGTCAACGACGACCTTCGTTTGGCCAATGGGGTGGTCGGAGGCACCTGGCCACACGGTTGCCGGACGCACGTTTCCGACGACCGTCTGGACCGGGAGCGAGTACATCGTCTGGGGTGGCGAGAAGCCCAGCGACGATTGGCATACGACAGGTGCGGCATTCAGCCCGTCCGTCGGGCGCTGGCGTGACCTCGCACCAAGCCCACTCGCCCCGAGGAGCCAGCATGCAGCTGTCTGGACCGGCACCGAGGTTCTCATCTGCTGCGGCCGTCAAGTGGGCCCAGGCGCTTCTGCGGGGGCGTACCAACCCGCCACCGACGCGTGGCGCACAATCCCTCAGCCTCCGATCTCCCCAAGCTTCGCCGAGGCAGTCTGGACCGGGTCCGAGATGATTGTCTTCGGCGGCGTTAGCCGCCTAGGGGCAGGCAACCTTCGGGGTGCTGCTGCTTACAACCCCGCCACTGGCACTTGGCGGACGCTCGCCGACCTTCCATATGGCATTGAGCGAGAAGCCGAGGCGGTGCTCGCCGGAGGCGTCATCTATGCCTGGCCCAGCGCCGGTCGCCCTGACGACGCCACCGCGCCACTCGCCTATCACATCGGCAACGACACGTGGCAGGTCCTCGCGGTGCCCTCCGAACTCGCCCTTCCTCTCTCGCCGAGCCTCGTGTGGACCGGAAGCGAACTCATTGCCTGGGGCCTCGCCCACGACTTCGGAGAGAGCTTCGGTGTCGGGGTGGCGTTCGAACCGACCACCGAGACCTGGCGATCCCTACCGCCCACCCCACTTCCAGCGACCAGTGGCTCCGACGGTAGTCAGGGAAGTCAGGGCGCGGTGTGGACCGGTACACAAATGATCGTCTGGACCGGTTGGATCGGAAGCGAGTGGGACGATCCAACGACCGCGATACTCGCATATGACCCCGTTGCTGACTCTTGGTCCCCCCTGGAACCTGCGCCAGTTCGTGGCGCAGGTCTGTGGCAGAACCCCCTCATCTGGACCGGCACCCAGCTGGTCGTCCGTCTCCCAGTAGAGGACACGGTGCTCGTGTATACGCCCGAGGCGATGCCACCGCTCGGATGA
- a CDS encoding helix-turn-helix transcriptional regulator, with the protein MEDFLTELVHERSSTNERFAELVEAAFQRRALIRQLAAIRAERSISQTQLAALMGTSQSAIARLESGDSDARASTLGRYAAALGHRIEFRVVDDSPTRSRSKGRKRTVVPA; encoded by the coding sequence ATGGAAGACTTTCTCACTGAACTGGTCCACGAGCGGAGCTCAACCAATGAACGCTTCGCGGAACTGGTAGAGGCCGCATTTCAGCGGCGCGCGCTAATTCGACAATTGGCCGCGATCCGTGCTGAGCGTTCGATCTCGCAGACGCAGCTCGCCGCCCTGATGGGTACGTCGCAGTCTGCGATCGCGCGCCTCGAATCCGGCGACTCCGACGCTCGAGCCTCGACACTCGGAAGATACGCCGCAGCGCTCGGACATCGCATTGAGTTCAGGGTCGTTGATGACTCCCCGACGAGGTCTCGATCGAAAGGTCGCAAGCGCACCGTCGTACCCGCCTGA
- a CDS encoding type II toxin-antitoxin system RelE/ParE family toxin, giving the protein MAVKRRWRDYRTPSGRSPVKDFIDGLSDTDAAAVIAGMKDVQLNGNQIAHHLGGDIYEVRAAAGRQAFRILYATEGKHDQVLLALEAISKKSQKTPQSTIQVARRRLADWRSRARE; this is encoded by the coding sequence GTGGCTGTCAAACGGCGTTGGCGTGACTATCGGACTCCGAGCGGGCGAAGCCCGGTCAAGGACTTCATCGACGGCCTGTCTGACACCGATGCGGCTGCAGTGATTGCGGGCATGAAGGATGTTCAGCTCAACGGCAATCAAATCGCGCACCATCTAGGTGGGGATATCTACGAGGTTCGGGCGGCCGCGGGCCGCCAAGCATTTCGGATTCTGTATGCGACCGAGGGCAAGCATGATCAGGTCCTGCTTGCCCTGGAGGCGATCTCGAAGAAGAGCCAGAAGACCCCCCAGAGCACAATCCAAGTGGCCCGGCGCAGACTCGCCGACTGGCGAAGTCGGGCACGGGAATAA
- a CDS encoding purine-nucleoside phosphorylase, with the protein MTYEALTAARVAIGDRTGRPEHHLAIVLGSGLSGYAANLPGAIELPYADIPGFPTPKVEGHAGALFSVELEKGPAMILAGRVHTYEGWEMPEVVFAVRTAVLAGCRTIALTNAAGGLGDGFEPGDLVLIRDHLNLTGRNPLAGPNDDRLGPRFPDMSTVYPERLRTLAKEVGDRVGVPLKEGVYAWFLGPSYETPAEVQMAKRMGADLVGMSTVPEAIAARHMGADVLGISLVTNLAAGISPTPLSHEEVTETANKAREKFTRLLDALLPEI; encoded by the coding sequence ATGACCTACGAAGCCCTGACCGCCGCCCGGGTCGCCATCGGGGACCGCACCGGCCGACCCGAGCACCACCTGGCGATCGTGCTCGGGTCAGGGCTGAGCGGGTATGCCGCCAACCTGCCCGGCGCAATCGAACTCCCCTACGCGGACATCCCCGGGTTCCCCACCCCCAAGGTCGAGGGCCATGCCGGGGCGCTCTTCTCCGTCGAACTCGAGAAAGGCCCGGCGATGATCCTGGCGGGACGGGTCCATACCTACGAGGGCTGGGAGATGCCCGAGGTGGTATTCGCGGTGCGGACCGCAGTGCTCGCGGGTTGTCGAACGATCGCGCTGACCAACGCCGCCGGCGGCCTGGGTGATGGATTCGAACCCGGCGACCTGGTCCTCATTCGAGATCACCTCAACCTCACCGGCCGCAATCCCCTTGCCGGACCCAACGACGACCGGCTGGGACCACGGTTCCCCGACATGTCGACCGTGTACCCGGAGCGACTCCGAACATTGGCGAAGGAGGTCGGCGACCGGGTGGGAGTTCCCTTGAAGGAAGGGGTGTACGCCTGGTTCCTCGGTCCCTCCTACGAGACCCCGGCGGAGGTGCAAATGGCCAAGCGGATGGGTGCCGATCTCGTCGGCATGTCGACGGTGCCCGAAGCCATCGCCGCCCGCCACATGGGCGCCGACGTACTCGGCATTTCCCTGGTCACCAACCTCGCCGCCGGCATCTCCCCCACCCCCCTCAGCCACGAAGAAGTAACGGAAACGGCAAACAAGGCGCGGGAAAAGTTCACGCGACTCCTCGACGCGTTGTTGCCAGAGATCTGA
- a CDS encoding thymidine phosphorylase, whose product MNFVELIERKRDKGVLDAAEIKWLIAEYTAHRAPDYQMASLLMAVYLHGLDSQELAAWTEAMLKSGKGLDFSHIAAPKVDKHSTGGVGDKVSIPLAPIVAACGVAIPMISGRGLGHTGGTLDKLETIPGFRTKLDPPEFGRLLERHGLVLAGQSGSIAPADGLIYALRDATGTVPSIPLIASSIMSKKLAEGIDALVLDVKVGRGAFMKYVEDARELAEIMIGIGQAEGTTVTAFLTDMSQPLGKEVGNASEIRESVEVLKGGGPPDLIEIVLSLGAEMLLLGGIDEDEAAARARLQKAIDSGAAFDKLMEVVEAQGGDSAVLEDPSLLPVAKGEHVVEASRDGIVTRCDALDIGVAAMRLGAGRATKEDDIDPAPGITVEVNIGDEVSKGDPLLRLHWNEEHRLAEALSLAETAVLVEDGPATPPPLILGVRR is encoded by the coding sequence ATGAACTTCGTCGAACTGATCGAACGCAAGCGCGACAAGGGTGTCCTCGACGCCGCGGAAATCAAATGGCTCATCGCCGAGTACACCGCCCACCGCGCCCCCGACTACCAGATGGCATCTCTGCTGATGGCCGTCTACCTCCACGGGTTGGACAGCCAAGAATTGGCCGCCTGGACCGAGGCGATGCTCAAATCGGGCAAAGGCCTCGACTTCTCCCACATTGCGGCGCCCAAGGTCGACAAACACTCGACGGGAGGAGTCGGCGACAAGGTGAGCATTCCCCTCGCTCCAATTGTCGCTGCCTGCGGTGTCGCCATCCCCATGATCTCGGGCCGCGGCCTGGGCCACACCGGCGGCACCCTCGACAAACTGGAGACAATCCCGGGGTTTCGCACCAAACTCGACCCTCCAGAGTTCGGCAGGCTGCTCGAGCGTCACGGCCTCGTCCTCGCCGGCCAGTCCGGGAGCATTGCCCCCGCCGACGGCCTGATCTACGCGTTGCGTGACGCCACCGGGACGGTCCCCTCGATCCCGTTGATCGCGTCGTCGATCATGTCCAAGAAGCTCGCGGAGGGAATCGATGCCCTGGTGCTTGACGTCAAGGTGGGACGAGGTGCCTTCATGAAGTACGTCGAAGATGCCCGCGAGTTGGCCGAGATCATGATCGGTATCGGCCAGGCTGAGGGCACCACCGTCACCGCCTTCCTCACCGATATGTCCCAGCCCCTCGGCAAAGAGGTCGGCAACGCCTCCGAGATCCGCGAGTCGGTCGAGGTGCTGAAGGGGGGCGGTCCGCCGGACCTCATCGAGATCGTGCTCTCCCTCGGGGCCGAGATGTTGCTGCTCGGTGGCATCGATGAAGACGAGGCTGCCGCCAGGGCACGGCTTCAGAAGGCGATCGACTCGGGGGCGGCCTTCGACAAGTTGATGGAAGTCGTCGAGGCGCAAGGCGGAGACAGCGCCGTGCTCGAGGATCCGTCCCTACTTCCCGTAGCCAAGGGCGAGCACGTGGTAGAAGCGAGCCGCGACGGAATTGTCACTCGATGCGACGCCCTGGACATCGGCGTGGCCGCGATGCGGCTGGGCGCCGGCCGTGCCACCAAGGAAGACGACATCGACCCCGCCCCTGGAATCACCGTCGAGGTCAACATCGGTGACGAGGTCTCCAAGGGCGACCCCCTGCTCCGCCTCCACTGGAACGAAGAGCATCGGCTCGCCGAGGCACTCTCGCTGGCAGAGACGGCGGTACTCGTCGAGGATGGGCCGGCGACACCACCGCCGCTGATTCTGGGAGTGCGCCGATGA
- a CDS encoding MGMT family protein translates to MTSFEEQVALVLGRLRPGEVVTYGEVAAEASRPGAARAVGRVLATSTGEYPWWRVVTSTGRLVPGHEAEHARRLRAEGVPVNGRKVARMGPR, encoded by the coding sequence ATGACTTCCTTCGAGGAACAGGTCGCCCTGGTGCTCGGGCGGCTTCGTCCCGGCGAAGTCGTCACATACGGAGAGGTCGCCGCCGAGGCGAGCCGACCCGGTGCCGCCCGAGCGGTAGGGCGGGTGCTCGCCACCTCCACCGGTGAATACCCCTGGTGGCGGGTGGTCACCTCGACCGGACGCCTGGTGCCCGGCCATGAAGCCGAGCACGCCCGCCGTCTCCGCGCCGAGGGAGTGCCGGTGAACGGCCGCAAGGTCGCCAGAATGGGACCGCGATGA
- the upp gene encoding uracil phosphoribosyltransferase has product MPLTVLDHPLALHYLSVLRDRRTEPEVFRAAAKRLTYALVMEATRDLKLSECEIDTPLERTTGYLLTPVVAIPVLRAGLGLLDAVLELIPSVKVGFAGVARNEETAEPVEYYFKPPDLAEASVLILEPMLATGGSLSWAVDKVIESGATDVRCLCVVAAPEGVARMAREHPDVRIFAAALDRDLSDHFYIQPGLGDMGDRLFGTV; this is encoded by the coding sequence ATGCCCCTCACCGTGCTCGACCACCCGCTCGCACTCCACTACCTCTCGGTGCTTCGTGACCGGCGGACCGAGCCGGAGGTGTTCCGGGCGGCCGCCAAGCGACTCACCTATGCATTGGTGATGGAAGCCACCCGCGATCTGAAACTGAGCGAGTGTGAGATCGATACCCCGCTCGAGCGGACCACCGGCTACCTGCTCACCCCGGTGGTGGCGATCCCGGTGTTGCGGGCAGGGCTGGGGCTGCTCGATGCGGTGCTCGAGTTGATCCCCTCGGTCAAGGTGGGGTTCGCCGGCGTGGCGAGGAACGAGGAGACCGCTGAACCGGTCGAGTACTACTTCAAGCCCCCGGACCTCGCCGAAGCCAGCGTGCTGATCCTCGAGCCGATGCTGGCCACGGGCGGATCTCTGTCATGGGCAGTGGACAAGGTGATCGAATCCGGGGCCACCGATGTCCGCTGCCTCTGCGTGGTGGCGGCCCCGGAGGGAGTGGCGCGGATGGCCCGGGAGCATCCCGACGTACGGATCTTCGCCGCCGCGCTCGACCGTGATCTCAGCGACCACTTCTACATCCAGCCGGGCCTGGGCGACATGGGCGATCGGCTCTTCGGCACGGTATGA
- the ffh gene encoding signal recognition particle protein — translation MFDTLTSRLSGALAALRGKGRLSERDVDQTLIEVRLALLEADVAVSVVSSLLDRVRVRAVGGEVTKSLTPGQQVVKIVQEELVATLGASAVPLAAASKPPLVVLIVGLQGSGKTTTAGKLAKRLKSQGKQPLLVAADLQRPAAIDQLETLGARIGVPVHVDRSATPAKLVKSALKAAGVGNHDAVVIDTAGRLQIDEALMAELADVRKAAAPDEVLLVLDAMTGQDAVNVASGFLEQTEITGLILSKLDGDARGGAAISAREVTGVPIKLVGVGEGLDDLEVFHPERMASRILGMGDVLTLIEKAEETWDEKAALEAVEKLRTASFNLEDFLEQFQQVRRMGSMGQLLGMLPGAASALKKAEVSDKDLGRVEAIIRSMTLDERRNPKVIDGSRKRRIARGSGTTPQDVNGLLRQFAETQKMMKALAGGRSPIPGLGLPGKARKRKR, via the coding sequence ATGTTCGACACCCTCACATCGCGCCTCTCCGGGGCCCTTGCCGCGTTGCGGGGGAAGGGGCGGCTGTCCGAGCGCGATGTCGATCAGACGCTGATCGAGGTGCGGTTGGCGTTGCTCGAGGCCGACGTCGCGGTGTCGGTGGTGTCGTCGCTACTCGACCGGGTGCGGGTGCGTGCGGTCGGCGGGGAAGTCACCAAGAGCCTGACGCCGGGTCAGCAGGTGGTGAAGATCGTCCAGGAGGAGCTCGTCGCCACTCTCGGCGCCTCGGCTGTCCCTCTCGCCGCCGCCTCGAAGCCACCGCTGGTGGTGCTGATCGTCGGTCTGCAGGGCTCGGGGAAGACCACCACTGCGGGCAAGCTGGCCAAACGGCTCAAGAGCCAGGGGAAGCAGCCTTTGCTGGTGGCCGCCGACCTGCAGCGACCTGCTGCCATCGATCAGCTGGAGACATTGGGTGCCCGCATCGGGGTCCCGGTGCATGTCGATCGGAGCGCGACCCCGGCGAAATTGGTCAAGTCAGCCCTCAAGGCAGCGGGGGTCGGCAACCACGACGCGGTGGTGATCGACACGGCCGGACGGCTGCAGATCGACGAGGCGTTGATGGCGGAGCTGGCTGACGTGCGCAAGGCCGCCGCCCCCGACGAGGTGTTGCTGGTACTGGATGCGATGACCGGGCAGGACGCGGTCAATGTCGCCTCCGGGTTCCTCGAACAGACGGAGATCACGGGCCTGATCCTCTCGAAACTCGACGGCGATGCCCGCGGTGGCGCCGCCATCTCGGCGCGAGAGGTCACCGGGGTGCCGATCAAGCTGGTCGGCGTCGGCGAAGGCCTCGATGACCTCGAGGTGTTCCATCCCGAGCGGATGGCCTCACGGATCCTGGGGATGGGGGACGTGCTCACCCTGATCGAGAAGGCCGAGGAGACGTGGGACGAAAAGGCGGCACTCGAAGCCGTGGAGAAGCTCCGGACGGCCTCTTTCAACCTCGAGGACTTCCTGGAGCAGTTCCAGCAGGTCCGGCGGATGGGGTCGATGGGCCAACTGCTTGGTATGCTCCCTGGCGCCGCCTCGGCCCTTAAAAAGGCCGAGGTTTCGGACAAGGATCTCGGCAGAGTCGAAGCGATCATCCGATCGATGACACTCGATGAGCGGCGAAACCCCAAGGTCATCGACGGCAGCCGCAAGCGCCGCATCGCAAGGGGGTCGGGCACGACCCCGCAGGACGTCAACGGCCTGTTGCGGCAGTTCGCCGAGACACAGAAGATGATGAAGGCCCTCGCCGGTGGCCGCAGCCCGATTCCTGGGCTCGGACTGCCCGGCAAGGCCCGCAAGAGGAAGAGGTGA